Proteins co-encoded in one bacterium genomic window:
- the rpsE gene encoding 30S ribosomal protein S5 (located at the back of the 30S subunit body where it stabilizes the conformation of the head with respect to the body; contacts S4 and S8; with S4 and S12 plays a role in translational accuracy; mutations in this gene result in spectinomycin resistance), with amino-acid sequence MIEGRPDPDTLNLSSRIVQTNKVFKTHKGGKTASWNALVVVGDGNGYVGVALGKARGIPDAIRKGE; translated from the coding sequence ATGATCGAAGGCAGACCTGACCCTGATACGCTAAATTTAAGCTCGCGAATAGTACAAACTAACAAAGTCTTTAAAACCCATAAGGGTGGTAAGACAGCGAGTTGGAACGCGCTTGTGGTCGTCGGCGACGGTAATGGATATGTAGGTGTAGCGCTGGGTAAGGCACGCGGTATTCCTGATGCGATTCGCAAGGGAGAA